The region GGCAGGAAACGACGGTGCAACAGGGTTGACAGGTCTTGTAGGTCCCGCAGGTTCTCTAGGTCCTCAAGGTATTCAAGGAGCTGCTGGAATTAATGGAACACCAGGTATTCAAGGAGCAACTGGTGCATCGGGAGCAGATGGAGCTGCAGGAGCACCAGGAACTGCAGGAGCACCAGGAGTAGACGGAGCTGCTGGAACTAATGGAATCGATGGAACACAAGGTATTCAAGGAGCAACGGGAGCAGATGGAGCAACAGGACCTTCAGGAACTAATGGAACACAAGGTATTCAAGGAGCAACAGGAGCAGATGGAGCACAAGGTATTCAAGGAGCAACAGGAGCAGATGGAGCACAAGGTATTCAAGGAGAAACAGGCGCAGCAGGAACTAACGCAACACAACCTACCTACACTGTAAACACCCTTTATCCAGAGTTAGGAGGTTACGTAATAGAAATTAATGCAGATGGCACACATGGTTTGGTTGCAGCCATGCAAGATCAAGGAACTTCAAATTGGTATCAGGCAAATGACTTATTGAGCAATGCCGCTAATCATGATGTTAACGGCGCTAAATTTAAAGATTGGCGCATACCTACCAAAAGAGAATTAAACCTTATTTATTTTCAGAGAGCAAGTATTGGAGCGGCCTCTTACTACTGGAGTTCTACGGAGATCGATAACTATAGCGCGTGGTACCAGTTTTTCCCCAATGGTAATCAGGGCTACAGCTTTAAGAGCAGCACAGAATATGTGCGTGCTGTTCGGGCTTTTTAATTATTTAGTTATTTATCAATTTAATTAGTACCGCGTAAGCGGTCGGTTTAAAAAATATAGAACCAATAGTACTCTAAAAAAGTAGTATTGGTTTTTTTGTTTGCAGTAATTACTGGCAACTGGTTATATACCTATTAATACAATACATATCCCGCCATATGACAGGAATACGATTAACTTTTTGCGATAGTAGCTTTTTCAATTTGTTGTCACAAGGAAGAAAAGTTATTGATAGTCGTTAAACTATTCTATAACCGGTTTTGTTGATGATGGCATTGTGAACATGTCGTTGGCTTAACAAATAAAATGCTATTAATTTGATTTAGGTTACGGGTTTCCTCATTCCTTGGTGTCTTTATCCAAATCAACATTAAAAACGTCTGTCAATACACTTTTTCTTATTTCAATATGAGACATCGGGGATGAGTCTTTATTTTTTGCTCTTTTAGGGGATTGATTTAAGGTTACATCATCACTTATCATGGCATAAAGTTTCCTAAGTTCCATAGTAGATAATTCCTTAGCAATTTAATATACAGATGCAGCGGTTAACATGGTTTTTTTGAACCTAACTTACTGTCCTAATTTCGGGGGAATGATCAATGTTTATCAAATAATAATACTAAGGTGAGCTCTCATATAAGTTTCGTTTAATGTTTATTCATTTCTTTAGGTAGTTCTTCTGGCACCGTATTTTAAAGCAAGCAGGAGGTTTGTATTGTAAATAAAATTAAAATGGATAAATGTTGCACCTATGTTGTACCCAAGTTAAAATATTTTATTATTATTCATATATAGCTGAGGTTTCAAGAGGTTATTAATACAACACGGTGTTGGTGGTAGTTTTTATTGTATTTCTTTTTCGTAAAGGTTATTATTAGATAATGGTAATTCTTTTATTCCAACCTTTATGAAATCAAGTTTTTCATAGTATTTACAAAGTTTTGTGTTTTTAGAATCTGCATCAAGTCTTAAATATTTATAATTATCTTTTTTGGCATTATTTTCAATTTCTTGAAGCACTTTAGTTCCAATTCCTTTTCCGTTATATTCTTCCTTTACTACTAATGAATGTACATATTTGGATTTTTCGGTTCGTTTCCCCCAGTATAATAAATCTTCATTTAGAATTCTAACCATACCTATATTTTTTCCGTTTAAATCATCGAGAAAAAAGAATTCGTTGTTGTTAATTCCTTCTTCGACCCATCTAATCTTTTCTAGAGGTGGATTCATCCAATACTGCCAATGGTCAATATTCATTTTATTTATTTTCTCAGCAGTTTTTTTAAATAAGTTTAAGACGGTACTTTTATCTTTGATTTTCACTTGTTTAAATGTAATATTCATTTAATAATGCTTTTTATTTTAATTACCGCCATCGGTCATATATATGGTTTGTTGCGTGTTTAAACACTTAATTTAGTAAATAAAAACCGAGTAGAAAATCCGCGAGGATTTTCGTAAGTAGGCTAGAACTAGCAATAAATTATATACGGTGTTGGTAGCAGTGCTTATTCCATATTCGTTTTTGTTTTGAAATCTGAATTTTTTCCAGTTGAATTTACTTTATTTATAAACTCTTGCATTTTATCTGTTAGATAAAGTATGTCTTGATTTTTCCAATATTCTGCATTGTATTCTCCTTTGAGGTCAAACATATCTCTATTTAAGTTGATGTTGTTCTTAATTTTTTCAGTATTGTCTATGGGAATTGAATAATAAACATAACTCCAATCAAAAATATCTTTTACTTGTTCTTCATAAACTTCTGTTTTTCCTTTTAAAGT is a window of Nonlabens sp. MB-3u-79 DNA encoding:
- a CDS encoding GNAT family N-acetyltransferase, whose product is MNITFKQVKIKDKSTVLNLFKKTAEKINKMNIDHWQYWMNPPLEKIRWVEEGINNNEFFFLDDLNGKNIGMVRILNEDLLYWGKRTEKSKYVHSLVVKEEYNGKGIGTKVLQEIENNAKKDNYKYLRLDADSKNTKLCKYYEKLDFIKVGIKELPLSNNNLYEKEIQ